A window of the Mucilaginibacter sp. cycad4 genome harbors these coding sequences:
- a CDS encoding methyltransferase domain-containing protein — protein MKWNADLYDQKHAFVFKYGEDVLELLDVKPGERILDLGCGTGHLTKQIQDKGAIVKGTDYSPEMIAQAKQLYPDVDFAVENAADFHTEEKYDAVFSNAALHWVLDANGAIHSVANSLKQGGRFVAEMGGKGNVERLIEATKLVLHNHGYNEKADIKVWYFPSVGEYATKLEEHGFRVTYVVHYDRKTPLQDGDQGVAKWITMFGAQFLDGIPEDEKQQILAEITKKLEPFYNEGGQWYADYKRLRFIAVKK, from the coding sequence ATGAAATGGAACGCTGATTTATACGACCAAAAGCACGCCTTTGTATTTAAATACGGAGAGGATGTGCTGGAGTTGCTGGATGTGAAACCAGGTGAGCGCATCCTTGACCTGGGTTGTGGTACCGGCCATTTAACTAAACAAATACAGGACAAAGGCGCTATCGTTAAAGGCACCGATTATTCGCCCGAAATGATAGCACAGGCTAAACAGCTTTACCCGGATGTTGATTTTGCAGTAGAGAACGCGGCTGATTTTCACACGGAAGAAAAGTATGACGCAGTGTTTTCAAACGCGGCCCTTCATTGGGTGCTTGACGCCAACGGTGCTATCCATAGCGTAGCCAACAGTCTTAAACAAGGTGGCAGGTTTGTTGCCGAAATGGGTGGCAAAGGTAATGTTGAACGTTTGATTGAGGCCACCAAACTGGTGCTGCACAATCATGGTTACAATGAAAAAGCCGATATCAAAGTATGGTATTTTCCTTCCGTTGGCGAATATGCCACCAAACTGGAAGAGCATGGTTTCAGGGTTACTTACGTTGTTCACTATGACCGTAAAACCCCATTGCAGGACGGTGATCAGGGTGTAGCCAAATGGATAACCATGTTTGGAGCACAATTTTTAGATGGTATCCCCGAGGATGAAAAGCAACAAATCCTGGCCGAGATCACCAAAAAGCTTGAACCTTTTTATAACGAGGGCGGCCAATGGTATGCCGATTACAAAAGGCTAAGATTTATTGCCGTTAAAAAATAG